A section of the Ranitomeya imitator isolate aRanImi1 chromosome 7, aRanImi1.pri, whole genome shotgun sequence genome encodes:
- the LOC138644442 gene encoding centromere-associated protein E-like, translated as MKTVRPRKPKRRTMNNRCLLSEDERKQATEAKEQTQRLLSDALKKKESLLVEDPEVFGELNLKKLCPFLTTDLVEELIRELEKVTFAKNKDPKQDIGISAYVYRGSEDRTIYLCAPFWKMDSKFKSQQDTIIHEVSHFIGYGDTVQKNTEGVQKSPQSMLCPQTAYSVGLALTLDMDHPGTFTDGSYSCCGETSRDTVCEKSWICNHIRLVKLMNKIEHLWKQILLVPRCPAGDETDATSDDTEELGADTCNVKTDCSSEDPDISDDEIEASEEQTYIVMQMVKRWTTLVKTQSGLLKTQTNLLEKQKDLMKQNNQLKTETNQLKTQRNLLKTQRNLLKTKRKLLTQRNLLKTQRNLLSQRNLLKTQRNLLRQRNLLKTQRNLLSQRNLLKTQRNLLRQRNLLRQRNLLRQRNLLKTQRNLLKTQRNLLMAQDNVSKEEINMLETEVDMLETRFNMFKTSDNVEKTKADVVNTLSDLLKTLADVLETQYMRKH; from the exons ATGAAAACAGTAAGGCCACGGAAGCCAAAGAGAAGGACCATGAATAATCGATGTTTGTTGAGTGAAGATGAGAGAAAGCAGGCCACGGAAGCTAAAGAACAAACCCAACGACTATTATCTGATGCTCTGAAGAAAAAGGAAAGTCTCCTGGTGGAAGATCCCGAGGTGTTTGGAGAACTAAATTTGAAGAAGCTTTGTCCATTCCTAACCACAGATCTGGTGGAGGAGCTGATCCGAGAACTAGAGAAAGTGACATTTGCAAAAAATAAAGATCCCAAGCAAGATATTGGAATTAGTGCGTATGTATACCGCGGCTCTGAAGATAGAACCATCTACCtatgtgcaccattttggaaaatggatTCAAAATTTAAATCCCAGCAAGATACAATTATCCACGAGGTTTCCCACTTTATTGGTTATGGTGATACAGTCCAGAAGAACACTGAGGGAGTGCAGAAGTCTCCACAGTCCATGTTGTGTCCTCAGACCGCTTACTCAGTGGGTTTAGCCCTGACATTGGACATGGATCATCCTGGAACCTTCACAGATGGCTCCTACTCCTGCTGTGGTGAGACCTCCCGGGACACCGTGTGCGAGAAATCCTGGATCTGTAACCACATCAG GTTGGTGAAGTTGATGAACAAAATAGAACATCTGTGGAAACAAATATTGCTGGTGCCGAGATGTCCTGCTGGGGATGAGACCGATGCTACCAGTGATGATACAGAAGAGTTGGGGGCAGATACTTGTAACGTAAAGACAGACTGTTCTTCTGAAGATCCGGATATATCTGACGATGAGATAGAGGCGTCTGAGGAGCAAACATATATTGTTATGCAGATGGTAAAGAGATGGACGACTCTGGTGAAGACTCAGTCCGGTCTGTTGAAGACACAAACCAATTTGTTAGAGAAGCAGAAAGATCTGATGAAACAAAACAATCAATTGAAAACGGAGACAAATCAATTGAAGACGCAGAGAAATCTATTGAAGACACAAAGAAATCTATTGAAGACGAAGAGAAAGCTATTGACGCAGAGAAATCTATTGAAGACGCAGAGAAATCTATTGAGTCAGAGAAATCTATTGAAGACTCAGAGAAATCTATTGAGGCAGAGAAATCTATTGAAGACGCAGAGAAATCTATTGAGTCAGAGAAATCTATTGAAGACGCAGAGAAATCTATTGAGGCAGAGAAATCTATTGAGGCAGAGAAATCTATTGAGGCAGAGAAATCTATTGAAGACACAGAGAAATCTATTGAAGACGCAGAGAAATCTGTTAATGGCACAGGATAATGTTTCGAAGGAAGAGATCAATATGTTGGAGACAGAGGTCGACATGTTGGAGACACGGTTCAATATGTTTAAGACATCGGACAATGTGGAGAAAACAAAGGCGGATGTGGTGAACACCCTGAGCGATTTACTGAAGACACTGGCCGATGTGTTGGAGACACAGTATATGCGGAAACATTGA